A portion of the uncultured Bacteroides sp. genome contains these proteins:
- a CDS encoding NADH-quinone oxidoreductase subunit D has product MNEIIEIPLERFRDEVLKLRTEKQMDFLESLTGMDWGESLGVVYHLESTVTGEKMVIKTSTNNRENPELPTVSDIWKAAELNEREVYDFYGIRFINHPDMRRLYLRNDWVGYPMRKDDDPMDERNPLRMNNEETIDSTTELKLNSDGTLEDQENVIFDDREYVINIGPQHPATHGVLRFRVSLEGETIKKLDANCGYIHRGIEKMCESLTYPQTLALTDRLDYLGAHQNRHALCMCIEKAMGVEVSERVQYIRTIMDELQRIDSHLLFYSCLCMDLGALTAFFYGFRDREKILDIFEETCGGRLTMNYNTIGGVQWDLHSNFIRRVKEFIPYMRGIIHEYHEVFTGNIIAHQRLKGVGVLSREDAISFGATGGTGRASGWACDVRKRIPYGVYDKVDFKEIIYTEGDCFARYMVRMDEIMESLCIIEQLIDNIPEGSYQEKMKPIIRVPEGSYYAAVEGSRGEFGVFIESHGEKNPYRVHFRSTGLPLVSVVDTISRGTKIADLIAIGGTLDYVVPDIDR; this is encoded by the coding sequence ATGAATGAGATCATAGAAATACCGTTAGAGAGGTTTCGTGACGAAGTACTGAAACTACGCACCGAAAAACAAATGGATTTTCTGGAAAGTCTCACCGGCATGGACTGGGGAGAAAGTTTAGGAGTTGTCTATCACTTGGAGTCAACCGTCACTGGTGAGAAGATGGTTATCAAGACATCTACTAACAATAGGGAAAATCCGGAACTACCTACAGTTTCCGATATATGGAAAGCCGCTGAATTAAACGAACGTGAGGTATACGATTTCTACGGCATACGCTTCATTAATCATCCTGACATGCGCCGCCTATACCTACGTAACGATTGGGTAGGCTATCCAATGCGTAAAGATGATGATCCTATGGATGAGCGTAATCCGCTACGTATGAACAATGAAGAAACGATTGATTCGACCACCGAGTTAAAGCTCAACTCAGATGGTACCTTGGAAGATCAAGAGAACGTTATCTTCGACGATAGAGAGTACGTAATCAATATCGGTCCTCAGCATCCGGCTACCCATGGAGTTCTTCGCTTTCGCGTATCTCTGGAAGGAGAGACCATTAAGAAGCTAGACGCCAACTGCGGATATATACATCGTGGCATAGAAAAGATGTGCGAAAGCCTTACATACCCTCAAACGTTAGCATTGACCGATCGTTTGGACTACTTAGGTGCACACCAGAATCGTCATGCATTGTGTATGTGTATCGAAAAGGCAATGGGCGTTGAAGTATCGGAACGCGTACAATACATCCGTACTATCATGGATGAACTGCAACGTATTGACTCTCACCTGTTATTCTATTCTTGCCTCTGTATGGACCTTGGAGCATTAACCGCTTTCTTTTATGGATTCCGCGACAGAGAAAAGATACTTGATATCTTTGAAGAAACTTGCGGCGGACGTCTCACGATGAACTACAATACAATCGGAGGTGTACAGTGGGATCTTCACTCCAACTTTATACGTAGGGTGAAAGAATTTATTCCTTATATGCGAGGAATCATTCATGAATACCACGAAGTATTTACCGGTAACATCATTGCTCATCAACGCTTGAAAGGGGTTGGAGTGCTAAGCCGTGAAGATGCTATTTCATTTGGAGCTACCGGTGGAACAGGTCGTGCTTCGGGCTGGGCGTGCGATGTACGCAAGCGTATCCCTTACGGAGTATATGATAAGGTTGACTTCAAAGAAATAATCTATACTGAAGGAGATTGTTTTGCCCGCTACATGGTACGTATGGACGAAATCATGGAATCGTTGTGCATCATTGAGCAACTCATAGATAACATTCCTGAAGGAAGCTATCAAGAAAAGATGAAACCAATCATCAGGGTTCCCGAAGGTTCCTACTATGCTGCCGTAGAAGGCAGTCGTGGAGAGTTTGGAGTGTTCATAGAAAGCCACGGAGAAAAAAATCCATATCGAGTTCACTTCCGTAGCACAGGGTTGCCACTTGTTTCTGTAGTTGACACCATCAGCCGTGGAACCAAGATAGCCGACCTGATAGCTATTGGAGGAACATTAGACTATGTAGTGCCTGATATTGACAGGTAA
- a CDS encoding 4Fe-4S binding protein, with translation MKNENSYFGGLLNGIGTLLTGMKTTITVFFRAKVTEQYPENRAELKMFDRFRGELIMPHNENNEHRCVSCGICQNVCPNDTIEIISETIETEEGKKKKILKTYKYDLGSCIFCELCVNACPHDAITFDQTFEHAVFNRDKLIHRLNHEGSKVIEKK, from the coding sequence ATGAAAAACGAAAATAGTTATTTTGGCGGTCTTCTAAACGGTATAGGTACCCTATTAACGGGAATGAAAACTACCATTACAGTGTTCTTTCGTGCAAAGGTTACTGAGCAGTATCCAGAAAATCGTGCAGAACTAAAGATGTTCGACCGTTTCCGTGGTGAACTCATCATGCCGCACAATGAGAACAACGAGCATCGGTGCGTATCTTGTGGAATCTGCCAAAATGTTTGCCCCAATGACACGATTGAGATCATTAGTGAAACGATTGAAACTGAGGAGGGGAAAAAGAAGAAGATACTTAAAACCTATAAGTACGACTTAGGTTCTTGCATCTTCTGCGAACTTTGTGTCAATGCCTGTCCACACGATGCCATCACCTTCGACCAAACATTTGAGCACGCCGTGTTCAATCGTGATAAGTTAATACATAGATTGAACCACGAAGGTAGTAAAGTAATAGAAAAGAAATAA
- a CDS encoding NADH-quinone oxidoreductase subunit B, with amino-acid sequence MEMKKPKIKSIPYEEFSDNESLEKIIKELNEGGASVFVGAMDDLINWGRSNSLWPLTFATSCCGIEFMSLGAARYDMARFGFEVARASPRQADMIMVCGTITTKMAPVLKRLYDQMADPKYVVAVGGCAVSGGPFKKSYHVLNGVDKIMPVDVFIPGCPPRPEAFYYGLMQLQRKVKIEKFFGGVNKKEKRDE; translated from the coding sequence ATGGAAATGAAAAAGCCGAAAATAAAATCAATTCCTTACGAAGAGTTCAGCGACAATGAGTCTTTGGAAAAGATTATTAAAGAGCTCAATGAAGGTGGAGCTAGTGTTTTTGTGGGAGCAATGGACGATCTCATCAACTGGGGACGCAGTAATTCATTGTGGCCGCTGACATTTGCAACAAGCTGTTGTGGAATTGAATTCATGTCATTGGGAGCTGCTCGCTATGACATGGCCCGCTTTGGGTTTGAAGTTGCCCGTGCCAGCCCGCGCCAAGCAGATATGATCATGGTTTGCGGAACCATCACCACTAAGATGGCCCCGGTATTGAAACGTCTCTACGATCAGATGGCCGACCCAAAGTACGTAGTAGCCGTAGGTGGATGTGCCGTGAGCGGAGGTCCTTTCAAAAAATCATATCACGTATTAAACGGAGTGGATAAAATTATGCCTGTCGATGTATTTATTCCCGGATGCCCTCCAAGACCGGAAGCATTCTACTACGGATTGATGCAATTACAGCGCAAAGTAAAGATTGAAAAATTCTTTGGGGGCGTAAACAAAAAAGAGAAAAGAGATGAATGA
- a CDS encoding NADH-quinone oxidoreductase subunit A — MNFVLLVVVLLTAVTLVAAALIIAKAISPRSYNPQKEEPYECGIPTRGKSWMQFRVGYYLFAILFLMFDVETVFLFPWAVIVRDLGVAGLVSILFFLVILVLGLAYAWRKGALEWK, encoded by the coding sequence ATGAATTTTGTATTATTAGTCGTCGTTTTATTAACGGCAGTTACCTTGGTTGCCGCAGCGTTGATTATAGCAAAAGCTATATCTCCACGCTCCTACAATCCTCAAAAAGAAGAGCCATACGAATGTGGAATTCCTACACGTGGTAAATCATGGATGCAGTTCCGTGTAGGTTACTATTTGTTTGCCATCTTATTTTTGATGTTCGATGTAGAGACAGTCTTTCTATTTCCATGGGCAGTCATTGTCAGGGATTTAGGAGTAGCCGGACTTGTTAGTATTCTTTTCTTTTTAGTTATTTTAGTTCTGGGTCTAGCCTATGCCTGGAGGAAAGGAGCATTGGAATGGAAATGA
- a CDS encoding NADH-quinone oxidoreductase subunit J gives MELTFETIIFYALAIFISVFSVMTVCTRHIVRSATYLLFVLFGTAGIYFLLGYTFLGSVQIMVYAGGIVVLYVFSILLTSGDGDRAEKLKRSKLIAGLGATIGGAAIVLFITLTHKFTTITDPEPIETNIKTIGHALLGSDKYGYVLPFEAVSILLLACIVGGLLIARKR, from the coding sequence ATGGAACTCACTTTTGAAACAATTATATTCTACGCACTGGCAATATTTATCTCCGTATTCTCGGTGATGACGGTATGTACCCGTCACATCGTGCGTTCGGCGACCTATTTGCTCTTTGTGCTATTTGGAACCGCAGGTATTTATTTTTTGCTTGGATACACCTTTTTAGGATCTGTGCAAATTATGGTTTATGCCGGAGGTATTGTCGTTCTCTACGTATTCTCCATTCTGCTCACCAGTGGAGATGGAGACCGCGCCGAAAAGTTGAAACGCAGTAAGTTGATTGCCGGCTTAGGTGCAACGATTGGCGGTGCAGCTATAGTCCTATTCATTACGCTTACCCATAAGTTTACTACTATCACAGATCCGGAGCCGATAGAGACAAACATAAAGACCATCGGTCACGCACTTTTGGGTAGTGATAAATACGGATATGTACTACCCTTTGAAGCAGTCAGTATTCTCTTACTGGCATGTATCGTAGGTGGATTATTAATTGCACGTAAACGATAA
- the trkA gene encoding Trk system potassium transporter TrkA: MKIIIAGAGAVGTHLAKLLSRERQDIILIDDSEEKLSTLSSNFDLMTVCASPSSISGLKEVGVKDADLFIAVTPDESRNMTACMIASNLGAKKTVARIDNYEYLLPKNKEFFKKLGVDSLIYPEMLAAKEIVSSMRMSWIRQWWEFCGGALILLGTKMRESAEILNIPLQELGDTNTPYHIVAIKRGNETIIPRGNDVIKLYDIVYFTTTKKYIPYIRKIAGKEDYADVRKVMIMGGSRIAVRTAQYVPDYMQVKIVEHDVNRCNRLTELLDDKVMIINGDGRDMDLLTEEGMKNTEAFVALTENSETNILACLAAKRMGVSKTVAEVENIDYISMAESLDIGTVINKKMIAASHIYQMMLDADVSNVKSLTFANAEVAEFTVKSDSKVAKHLVKDLGLPKGATIGGLIRNGEGVVVTGDTLIRAGDHVVVFCLNMMIKKIEKFFN; encoded by the coding sequence ATGAAAATAATTATTGCCGGTGCCGGAGCTGTGGGCACGCATTTAGCCAAACTATTATCCCGCGAGAGACAGGATATTATTTTGATTGACGACAGTGAAGAGAAATTGAGCACACTAAGCTCCAATTTCGATTTGATGACCGTTTGTGCTTCTCCTTCCTCCATTTCCGGCCTCAAAGAGGTTGGCGTGAAAGATGCAGATCTATTCATTGCCGTAACTCCCGACGAAAGCAGGAACATGACAGCTTGCATGATAGCAAGCAATCTGGGAGCAAAAAAGACGGTAGCCCGAATTGACAATTATGAATATCTATTGCCTAAAAACAAAGAGTTTTTCAAGAAACTGGGAGTGGACTCGCTGATTTATCCCGAAATGCTGGCTGCTAAAGAAATCGTATCTTCCATGAGGATGAGCTGGATTCGTCAATGGTGGGAGTTTTGTGGAGGAGCCCTTATCCTATTGGGCACCAAGATGAGAGAGAGTGCGGAGATTCTCAACATTCCTCTTCAAGAGCTGGGCGATACGAATACACCCTATCACATTGTAGCTATCAAACGGGGCAACGAAACAATCATTCCCCGAGGTAACGATGTAATCAAACTATACGATATCGTATACTTCACCACTACAAAAAAATACATTCCCTACATTCGGAAAATAGCAGGAAAAGAAGATTATGCTGACGTGCGTAAAGTTATGATTATGGGTGGTAGCCGCATTGCTGTTCGTACTGCGCAATATGTGCCCGACTATATGCAAGTAAAAATAGTGGAGCACGATGTTAACCGTTGTAATCGGCTAACAGAGTTGCTAGACGACAAAGTCATGATCATTAATGGTGATGGGCGCGATATGGATCTGCTAACAGAAGAAGGTATGAAAAACACCGAAGCTTTTGTTGCACTAACAGAAAACTCGGAGACGAACATTCTGGCTTGCTTGGCAGCCAAACGAATGGGAGTAAGCAAAACGGTAGCCGAAGTGGAGAACATAGATTACATAAGCATGGCCGAAAGTTTGGACATCGGGACAGTCATCAACAAAAAGATGATTGCTGCCAGCCACATCTACCAAATGATGCTCGACGCCGATGTGTCGAATGTAAAAAGTTTAACCTTTGCCAATGCCGAAGTGGCCGAATTTACCGTTAAGTCCGATTCTAAAGTAGCTAAGCACCTGGTTAAAGACCTTGGATTGCCCAAGGGAGCCACCATTGGCGGATTAATCCGAAATGGAGAAGGAGTTGTTGTTACGGGAGATACGCTGATACGTGCCGGTGATCATGTAGTGGTATTCTGCCTGAATATGATGATAAAGAAAATAGAGAAGTTCTTTAATTAA
- a CDS encoding TrkH family potassium uptake protein translates to MINRKMIYRIMGFLILIETAMLLSCIGVSLCYQENDLESFLITAAITAVTGLFLMLLGKNAEKQLSRRDGYIIVSIVWVVFSIFGMLPFYLSGYIPNITNAFFETMSGFTTTGASILDNIEALPHGLLFWRSMTQWIGGLGIVLFTIAVLPIFGVGSMQLFAAEATGPTHDKIHPRIGVTAKLLWIIYLVLTISETILLMFGGMSLFDAVCHSFTTTATGGYSTKQANIAYYNSPYIEYVISLFMILSGLNFTLYFFFVKGKIKKFFSDEEMKWYIWSIAIFTAIIAFTLTRTSSMGIEESFRKALFQVASLHSTTGYVTADYMTWEPFLWAMLAITMIIGGCAGSTSGGLKDIRILILVRIIKNEFKRLIHPNAVLPIRANKQVISPSVKNSILAFTLLYIAVLVIGWIIMMALGVGYIESFGTVVSSMGGVGPGLGTCGPAYSWNHLPDAAKWLLSFLMLIGRLEIFTILLIFTPGFWKKN, encoded by the coding sequence ATGATAAACAGAAAGATGATTTATAGAATCATGGGATTCTTGATTTTGATTGAAACAGCGATGCTACTCTCTTGCATAGGAGTTTCTCTATGTTATCAAGAAAATGATTTGGAGAGTTTTCTTATTACAGCTGCCATCACTGCAGTTACCGGATTGTTTCTCATGCTACTAGGCAAGAATGCTGAAAAACAATTAAGCCGTAGAGACGGCTATATCATCGTCAGTATTGTGTGGGTCGTATTCAGTATCTTCGGCATGCTACCCTTCTACCTCAGTGGATACATCCCCAACATTACCAATGCTTTCTTTGAGACAATGTCAGGTTTTACCACCACAGGTGCATCTATATTAGACAATATAGAAGCATTACCTCACGGATTGTTGTTTTGGCGAAGCATGACGCAATGGATTGGAGGATTGGGGATTGTTCTCTTTACCATCGCTGTCCTTCCTATCTTTGGAGTAGGAAGTATGCAGCTTTTTGCGGCAGAAGCAACCGGACCCACGCACGACAAGATACACCCCCGTATCGGAGTCACAGCTAAATTGCTATGGATCATTTACCTGGTATTAACTATCAGTGAAACCATATTACTCATGTTTGGTGGGATGAGCCTATTCGATGCCGTTTGCCATTCATTTACGACCACCGCTACCGGAGGATATTCCACCAAGCAAGCAAATATAGCTTACTACAATTCTCCTTATATAGAATATGTCATTTCGCTCTTTATGATTTTATCAGGACTGAACTTTACGCTGTATTTTTTCTTCGTGAAAGGTAAAATAAAGAAATTCTTCAGCGACGAGGAGATGAAATGGTATATCTGGTCTATTGCCATTTTCACCGCCATCATCGCATTTACGCTGACACGTACTTCCTCCATGGGAATTGAAGAATCATTCAGAAAAGCGTTATTCCAAGTAGCCTCTCTACATTCCACAACCGGATATGTCACGGCCGATTATATGACGTGGGAACCTTTCCTGTGGGCAATGCTTGCCATAACAATGATTATTGGTGGATGTGCCGGTTCAACCAGTGGAGGATTAAAAGACATACGTATCCTAATATTAGTAAGAATCATAAAAAATGAATTCAAACGTTTGATTCACCCCAATGCCGTACTTCCTATTCGTGCGAACAAGCAGGTTATATCTCCATCGGTTAAAAACTCCATTCTTGCCTTCACCTTATTATACATCGCCGTATTGGTCATCGGATGGATCATCATGATGGCATTAGGCGTAGGCTATATAGAATCTTTTGGTACGGTAGTATCAAGCATGGGTGGAGTCGGACCAGGTTTGGGTACATGCGGTCCTGCATATAGTTGGAACCATTTACCGGATGCCGCCAAATGGCTATTGTCTTTTTTGATGTTAATCGGCCGTCTTGAGATATTCACCATATTATTGATTTTTACCCCCGGATTTTGGAAGAAAAATTGA
- the nuoH gene encoding NADH-quinone oxidoreductase subunit NuoH, with product MFDFSIVTNWIHQMLTSLMPEGLAVFIECVVIGVCIILMYAILAIVLIYMERKVCAFFQCRLGPNRVGKWGSMQVFADVIKMLIKEIISLKHSDRFLYELAPYMVIIASVLAFSCIPINKGMGVLDFNVGVFFLLAASSIGVVGILLAGWGSNNKFSLIGAMRSGAQIISYELSVGLSILTMVVLMGTMQFSEIVEGQADGWFIFKGHIPALIAFIIYLIAGNAETNRGPFDLPEAESELTAGYHTEYSGMHFGFFYLAEYLNMFIVASVAATIFLGGWMPFHVVGLDGFNTVMDYIPGFIWFFGKAFFVVFLLMWIKWTFPRLRIDQILKLEWKYLVPISMVNLVIMVLIVVFGLHF from the coding sequence ATGTTCGATTTTAGTATAGTAACTAACTGGATACACCAAATGCTTACTTCCCTTATGCCGGAAGGATTAGCTGTATTCATAGAGTGTGTAGTAATAGGTGTATGCATCATTCTCATGTATGCCATACTTGCTATTGTACTTATTTATATGGAGCGCAAGGTATGTGCATTCTTCCAATGTCGCCTTGGCCCCAATCGTGTAGGAAAATGGGGAAGCATGCAGGTTTTTGCCGATGTTATCAAAATGTTAATCAAAGAAATTATCTCTTTGAAGCATTCTGATAGGTTTCTGTATGAGTTGGCCCCATACATGGTTATCATCGCTTCTGTTTTAGCTTTCTCGTGCATTCCTATTAATAAAGGAATGGGAGTTTTAGATTTTAATGTAGGCGTGTTCTTTCTGCTTGCGGCATCATCCATTGGCGTGGTAGGTATTTTGCTTGCCGGTTGGGGAAGTAACAATAAGTTTTCCCTTATCGGAGCCATGCGAAGCGGAGCACAAATCATTAGTTATGAACTGTCTGTGGGATTATCCATCCTGACGATGGTTGTATTAATGGGCACCATGCAATTCTCTGAGATCGTAGAAGGACAAGCTGATGGCTGGTTCATCTTCAAAGGTCACATTCCTGCGCTGATTGCTTTCATTATCTACCTCATTGCCGGAAATGCGGAAACAAACCGTGGCCCATTCGACCTTCCGGAAGCAGAGAGTGAACTAACAGCCGGATACCATACAGAGTATAGTGGTATGCACTTCGGCTTCTTCTATTTGGCAGAATACCTGAATATGTTCATCGTAGCATCTGTAGCAGCAACCATCTTCCTTGGAGGTTGGATGCCCTTTCACGTAGTAGGATTAGATGGCTTCAATACCGTAATGGACTATATTCCTGGCTTTATCTGGTTCTTTGGAAAAGCATTCTTCGTGGTGTTCTTGCTTATGTGGATCAAGTGGACGTTCCCTCGTTTGCGTATCGACCAGATACTAAAACTCGAATGGAAGTACTTAGTGCCTATTAGCATGGTGAACCTTGTAATCATGGTATTAATAGTAGTCTTCGGGCTGCACTTTTAA
- a CDS encoding GSCFA domain-containing protein — MDFRTVIEFPKQNFYIDHSHKGLLMGSCFAENIGTFMVQNKFACQVNPYGILYNPLSVSGALREMIAGKQYTSQDLLFYRECFHSYMHHGSFSDSTQDQCLKRINNRLDEAHEAITQLDYLIITFGTAWVYTLKETGQVVSNCHKLPANYFLRSMLTVADIVDDYTSLIRILLQQQPCLKIILTVSPIRHLKDGLHANQISKATLLLAIDRLQEAFPESIYYFPAYEIVMDDLRDYRFYADDMLHPSSKAIQYIWENFGTLYFSRETKQIMKECDDIHKALTHKPFRKESEEYKRFLGQIVLKINQLKEKYPYLDVQKEIEQCRIQLNQ; from the coding sequence ATGGATTTTAGGACAGTCATAGAGTTTCCGAAACAGAATTTTTATATTGATCATTCTCACAAAGGTTTGCTAATGGGCTCTTGCTTTGCCGAGAACATTGGGACTTTCATGGTACAAAACAAATTTGCTTGTCAGGTCAATCCTTATGGCATACTTTATAATCCCTTGTCTGTTTCCGGAGCTTTGCGCGAGATGATTGCCGGTAAACAATATACTTCCCAAGATTTACTTTTCTATCGTGAATGTTTTCATAGCTATATGCACCACGGCTCGTTTTCTGATTCGACTCAGGATCAGTGCTTAAAGCGGATAAATAATCGTTTGGATGAAGCTCATGAGGCAATTACTCAGTTGGACTACTTGATCATTACTTTCGGCACAGCTTGGGTTTATACGCTAAAGGAAACAGGACAGGTTGTTTCCAATTGCCATAAGCTTCCAGCGAATTATTTTTTGCGTTCCATGCTTACGGTAGCGGATATTGTTGACGATTACACTTCTCTCATTCGCATTCTTCTTCAGCAACAACCTTGTTTAAAAATCATTTTAACCGTTAGCCCCATCCGTCATCTTAAAGATGGGTTACATGCTAATCAGATAAGTAAAGCGACCCTGCTTTTGGCCATTGATCGTTTGCAAGAAGCTTTTCCTGAATCCATTTATTACTTTCCCGCATATGAAATCGTGATGGATGATCTCCGTGATTATCGATTCTATGCAGATGATATGCTTCATCCTTCATCAAAGGCTATTCAATATATTTGGGAGAATTTTGGTACTCTTTATTTTTCAAGAGAAACCAAGCAAATAATGAAGGAATGCGATGATATTCATAAAGCATTGACACATAAACCATTCCGAAAAGAGTCCGAAGAATATAAACGATTTTTAGGACAAATAGTGTTAAAGATAAATCAACTTAAGGAAAAATACCCGTACTTAGATGTACAAAAAGAAATAGAACAATGTCGTATACAATTAAATCAATAG
- the dxs gene encoding 1-deoxy-D-xylulose-5-phosphate synthase: MKNEFIYTLLNNISYPEDLRKLSIDQLPEVCKELRQDIIEELSCNPGHFAANLGVVELTVALHYVYNTPYDRIVWDVGHQAYVHKILTGRRKSFFTNRKMNGIRPFPSPEESEYDTFTCGHASNSISAALGMAVAANKKGEKNRHVVAVIGDGSMSGGLAFEGLNNASGTPNNLLIILNDNDMSIDRSVGGMKQYLVNLTTSNRYNRLRFEASKILFKMGVLNESRRKSLIRFANSVKSMLAQQQNIFEGMNIRYFGPIDGHDVKNISRILRDIKNMQGPKILHLHTIKGKGFEPAEKQATLWHAPGKFNPETGIRITVNTDDLPPLFQDVFGNTLVELAENNKKIIGVTPAMPTGCSMNILMDKMPDRAFDVGIAEGHAVTFSGGMAKEGLMPFCNIYSSFMQRAYDNIIHDVAIQNLNVVFCLDRAGLVGEDGPTHHGAFDLAYLRPIPHLTIASPMDEHELRKMMYTAQLPDKGPFVIRYPKGRGSLVDWQCPFEEIKVGTGRKIKDGEEMALLTIGPIGKAAAEAIEKAAKENISIAHYDVRFLKPLDANMLHEIGRKFKKILTIEDGVIQGGMGSAILEFLSDNNYYPKVTRMGLPDKFIEHGSIAELHQLCGLDATGIYQAIMHLNAHETK, encoded by the coding sequence ATGAAAAACGAATTCATATATACCCTGCTAAACAATATTTCATATCCGGAAGACTTGCGAAAACTAAGCATTGATCAGCTTCCCGAAGTGTGTAAAGAGTTGAGGCAAGACATCATAGAAGAATTATCCTGCAACCCCGGTCATTTTGCGGCCAACTTGGGTGTGGTAGAACTTACCGTAGCATTACATTATGTTTATAATACACCCTACGACCGCATTGTGTGGGATGTTGGGCACCAAGCTTATGTTCACAAAATACTGACAGGAAGGCGTAAATCCTTCTTTACCAACAGAAAAATGAATGGCATACGTCCTTTCCCCTCTCCTGAAGAAAGCGAATATGACACCTTTACCTGCGGACATGCTTCAAATTCTATCTCAGCTGCATTAGGAATGGCAGTAGCAGCCAACAAAAAAGGAGAAAAAAATCGACACGTGGTAGCTGTGATAGGTGATGGATCCATGAGTGGCGGACTGGCCTTCGAAGGCTTAAACAATGCGTCTGGAACTCCGAATAATCTGTTGATTATTCTCAACGACAATGATATGTCCATCGACCGCAGCGTGGGAGGGATGAAACAATATCTAGTCAACTTGACGACTTCAAATCGCTATAATCGCCTCCGATTCGAAGCATCCAAGATACTATTTAAGATGGGAGTTTTAAACGAGAGTAGACGCAAAAGTCTCATACGCTTTGCCAATAGCGTGAAGTCGATGTTAGCCCAACAACAAAATATCTTTGAAGGGATGAACATCCGTTACTTTGGTCCAATTGACGGTCACGACGTAAAAAACATCTCACGCATATTGCGAGATATAAAAAACATGCAGGGACCTAAGATACTTCACCTGCACACGATCAAAGGAAAAGGATTTGAACCCGCTGAGAAACAAGCCACACTATGGCATGCTCCCGGAAAATTCAATCCGGAAACCGGCATACGAATTACCGTAAACACAGATGACCTTCCCCCTCTCTTTCAAGATGTATTTGGCAATACTCTGGTAGAATTGGCCGAAAACAATAAAAAGATTATAGGAGTTACTCCTGCCATGCCTACAGGCTGTTCAATGAATATATTGATGGATAAAATGCCCGATAGAGCCTTTGACGTAGGCATTGCCGAAGGACATGCGGTGACTTTTTCGGGAGGAATGGCTAAAGAAGGATTGATGCCGTTTTGCAACATCTACTCTTCATTCATGCAACGAGCCTACGACAATATCATCCACGATGTGGCTATCCAAAACCTGAATGTAGTCTTTTGTCTTGACCGCGCAGGATTGGTAGGAGAAGATGGTCCCACTCATCACGGTGCATTCGACTTGGCCTATTTAAGACCAATCCCCCATCTCACCATTGCATCACCCATGGATGAACATGAACTGAGAAAAATGATGTACACAGCTCAGCTACCCGATAAAGGACCGTTTGTCATTCGCTACCCCAAAGGAAGAGGATCGCTGGTTGATTGGCAGTGTCCATTCGAAGAAATAAAAGTAGGCACCGGCCGCAAGATAAAGGATGGAGAGGAAATGGCACTACTAACCATTGGCCCCATAGGCAAAGCTGCTGCAGAAGCTATTGAAAAAGCAGCCAAAGAGAATATCTCTATTGCCCATTATGACGTACGCTTTTTGAAACCGTTGGATGCGAACATGCTGCATGAGATAGGACGCAAGTTCAAAAAAATACTGACCATTGAAGATGGAGTTATCCAAGGTGGCATGGGCAGTGCCATACTCGAGTTTCTATCCGATAACAACTATTATCCGAAAGTAACACGCATGGGACTACCGGATAAATTCATCGAACACGGAAGCATTGCCGAACTGCATCAACTCTGCGGCCTAGATGCAACCGGCATTTATCAGGCAATTATGCATCTGAACGCCCATGAAACAAAATGA